A segment of the Arachis hypogaea cultivar Tifrunner chromosome 5, arahy.Tifrunner.gnm2.J5K5, whole genome shotgun sequence genome:
gaaatattaaaatttaagatttatagttaagaatttattatttaagatatataaataaaatcattttgagaaattaattaatactggaaaaaaaattAAGCTCTAGCATTATTCTCATTATAATATTTAGAAAACAAAATGTTAGGGAGAAAATTTGATTGGTTTAGCTTTAGCATATATAAACACACACACTATCTGTCTTCTCTTTTTGTTAGAATTGCATTGGCATTATGACACACAAAGTAGTTCAATTCATAGAATTCGGAGTCAAAAAAGggttacatatttatatatacctCTTTGATATCAGAAGAAGTGCACCCCATGATGAGTTCCTCCAAACCAGACGCAGACCTTGCTCCAATTTTATGATGATgctgttgatgttgttgttgttgttgctgccatGCCATGTGTATCCATATCATAGTTCCATTTTCAAAGGGTCAATATAACAATCAAGATTTCAAAACACACTTCTCAATCATAATGttcaacacacacacacaataataaattattagtaaTAACATACAAAAAGTGAAAAAGACAGTTTTCAATGCTTGTGTTTTAGCAAGCACTCAAAAAATAAACCCTTTAATTTCAACTATACTTGATGGCTCTTGACTCATGCACAATGCCATGCACAACTTAATTGCTTCCTATACTACTACTCTCTCATCACATCTTAactcattcttttttaatttattgcacCACAAATATACCATAAATTAAATAactttttcttctctcctttttaattattatttactactattatatatttttatacattatagaTTATGAACTCCTCTCTTTCTACTTAGCATCTTTTGCACCTtgattttttactcttttttttcactagtattattattatagatTTATTTTAAGATATAATTGCTTTTTATTTGCATAAAAATCTTTCCATGACTATTTTAAACTTAAAAGCATCATGCTAAGGGATaataaaaaatcatttattaaattaattatttatacaaaatacatattataatataaaatacacattaaaaataaataaaataatatacaaataactagttttttatatacatagtatttttttataataaattaaatatagttTTAATATGTtggaaattttttttactaattgtaCATAGATAGATaataagagagagagggagagggaaaaaGAAATAGTTGTTGAAAAAGAAATACTGCTAATTAACTCCATGCTTTGATTTCTTTTAATATGATTTAATGTATataataaatttgtaaaaaatgaGTATTACtagataaaattaattactaacctGGAAATGTTCATTTTGGAGCATTATTCTGGAGACTTGGTAGGAATTATCGTCTAAGATGATGGATGTGTGGTGAAGTGGTGGTGGAGATATCAAGGTAGAGATTGGATGTGAAGGCCTACTTATATGGAATGCCGATGTTGcaatttgatgatgatgatgatgatgttgttgttgttgttgatgatgatgatgatttacaTGTTCATGTACTACTTCATCACATGACCCTGATGCTTGAACTTCTCTTGCTGTTGAAGCCTCTCCTATTCCAACCTGATGAAAATCCTCCCAACCATATGATATATCATTTGCAACTGTTAATTAAACCGTCACTACTCAAATACATACATATCACTTTTTTCTTTTCGTTAATTATATGAATTTTGCATGAGTCTATATATGCTTCTAATTTTctgttaattaattagttagagAATTTTCAGTGGTAGGTGAAGAAAAACAATTAGTGGTTGGGAATGACACTGATCTATGATCACACGCCATGTCCATACAACACAATTTCATGCGTTCTACCCAagcaaaatatatatttatatgctatatatttttaaattgttgaAAAAATCCAGTGACTTATTATATGTTTGGTGGatcaatcaacaacaataaagctTATCATTATAAGTGAAACATCTTCATCACTGATATTAATTCATAAAGGTGGCTAAAATCCATCAAATTTCAACACAATTACTTATAAGAACTTCATcctaattcataataaatatttaaacatACCTCATCAAAGCTTTTCCTAAATGGGATGAAGCTAAAATGATCCGATTTGAGGTGATGATGAATGTCCAAGGGATGAGCAAAGCTCGTGATTGGAGTATTAGTAACTCCAACCACAGCAGACATCTCATCCCTATGACCGATATTAATTTCCTTAGAAGAACAACTTCCACTTCCGCTATCTCTTCTACTATTTTGTAGTGGCTCTCCACTCCCTTCGGCCGTAGCAATGATGGTGGTGGCGCTCCGATCGGACGACCAATTACACTGCCTAGGCTGAGTTTGGTAGAATATCTTGGACACAACAAGCTCtccttctttctcctcctcatgctGCCCCAAATGGTATTGATGCATCACCCAATTCGTCTTTTCCGGCTTCCGATTCTTGCCGAAGTTAGTGTAGAGTACCAAAATCTTCTTGCAACCCTTCTGTTTTCCGTTAACCATGACCGGTCTTGTTTTACCGGTCTTATGCCACCTTGTTTCTCCACCTTGCAAGTCACACTCATTTTGAATCTTTCTCCTCTTTCTTGTTCCTGTTGTGTATGCCTTTGAAGGCCTATGGAAGAAGTGTTTACTTAATCC
Coding sequences within it:
- the LOC112802053 gene encoding NAC domain-containing protein 75, translated to MNNNKISNLSSVSSSDLIDAKLEEHQLCGGSKQCPGCGHKFESKPDWLGLPAGVKFDPTDQELIEHLEAKVESKNMKSHPLIDEFIPTIEGEDGICYTHPEKLPGVTRDGLSKHFFHRPSKAYTTGTRKRRKIQNECDLQGGETRWHKTGKTRPVMVNGKQKGCKKILVLYTNFGKNRKPEKTNWVMHQYHLGQHEEEKEGELVVSKIFYQTQPRQCNWSSDRSATTIIATAEGSGEPLQNSRRDSGSGSCSSKEINIGHRDEMSAVVGVTNTPITSFAHPLDIHHHLKSDHFSFIPFRKSFDEVGIGEASTAREVQASGSCDEVVHEHVNHHHHQQQQQHHHHHHQIATSAFHISRPSHPISTLISPPPLHHTSIILDDNSYQVSRIMLQNEHFQQQQQQHQQHHHKIGARSASGLEELIMGCTSSDIKEESSITNPQEAEWLKYSSYWPDPDNPDHHG